ACGCTCGCGCCGAGCCCCAGTACTGCGCGGCCGAGTTGGCGAGCCCGACGGTGTACGGGAGCGCGGTGTTCCGGCCCGTGATGCCGACGCCCGCCACCCGGCCCCGGCCGCTCGCGCCGACGTATCCGGAGAGGCCGAGCGAGTCCGCCCACGAGGTGGTCAGGGTGCCCGGGAACAGCGACGAGGAGGGGGCGCCGCCGTCCGTGAAGGCGATGACGTACGGGCCCTGGAGGCCGAAACGCTGGGCCTCGGTCTGGTTCTGTCCGTAGTACAGGATCTCGTACAGGCCGCCGCCGTCCGCACTCTGGTGGCGCAGGAGAGAGCGGTAGAAGGGGCCGCCGGAGGCCTTCTCGTGGTTGCTGCGCACCATCCACAGCCCGACGCCGCCGCCGCTCCAGCCGATGTAGTCGTAGTCCATCACCCGCAGCTTCGAGAAGTGCTTCGAGCGGGTCTGGCCGTCGGACTTCGCGAACACGTCCGAGGCCTCGATGGTGCTGTTCGTGTACGTGTGGGAGTCGGGCTCGTCGTTGAGGAACAGGCCCTTCTTCACCCGCACGATGTAGCGGGTCGCGGAGACGGACGTGTCGGCCTTGTTCGTCCAGAGGTAGACGTTGTTCTCGCCGCTGCGGGCCGCGTAGTAGTGCTTCAGCGTGCCGTACGCGACGGAGATCAGGATCGTCGAACCGGACTGCTTGATGCTCACGGTGGAGGTGCCGAGGCCGGACTCGATGTGCGAGTTCATGCCGCCGTAGCCCTGGTACTCCACGCCCCGGTAGACCAGCGAGGTCAGGTCGCCGTTGGTCTTGCTGACCTTGAAGACGAGGTTGGCGCCGGTGTCGACGATGTACTGCGAACCGTCGTCGGTATACCCGAAGCTCGCGGCGGACGCGCTCTGCGCGAGTGGCCCGGCGAGGGCGGCCGAACCGGCGGCCGCCGCGGTGCCGAGTACGAAGGTGCGGCGACGCACCGGCCTGTTCGCGGATCCGGACATGGGGTGCCTCCTTGGGGAGGGAGGAGAGGTGTGGGGGGTGGGGTGCTGGTGTGGTGGTTGGCAGAGTGACAGTTGAATCGATTTCGCGAAAGGGCTTTCGCGCGTCCGAAGTTGGCAATCTTGCGAATCTGCTCCAAGGTCTAGAAAGCGCTTGCCAACAGCGGTACCGTCCAGCGGCCAACCCTTGTCGCCCTGTCGCAGGAGTGTCGGAGGAGCCGAATGAGACGTTTCAACCTCGCCGTACTGGCGGCGCTGACCCTGAGCGCCGGCCTGACCGCCGTACCGGCCCAGGCCCAGGCCCATGACCGGAAACCGCTCGGGATC
The nucleotide sequence above comes from Streptomyces sp. NL15-2K. Encoded proteins:
- a CDS encoding rhamnogalacturonan lyase B N-terminal domain-containing protein, producing MSGSANRPVRRRTFVLGTAAAAGSAALAGPLAQSASAASFGYTDDGSQYIVDTGANLVFKVSKTNGDLTSLVYRGVEYQGYGGMNSHIESGLGTSTVSIKQSGSTILISVAYGTLKHYYAARSGENNVYLWTNKADTSVSATRYIVRVKKGLFLNDEPDSHTYTNSTIEASDVFAKSDGQTRSKHFSKLRVMDYDYIGWSGGGVGLWMVRSNHEKASGGPFYRSLLRHQSADGGGLYEILYYGQNQTEAQRFGLQGPYVIAFTDGGAPSSSLFPGTLTTSWADSLGLSGYVGASGRGRVAGVGITGRNTALPYTVGLANSAAQYWGSARASDGYFSIGGVLPGTYTLTVYKSELAVYSTQVTVSAGATTTLNSIAIPSSNDPSNASAIWRINDWNGTPSGFKNADLMTYAHPSDVRAAGWTGNVVIGSGSETSGFPCYLWKDVNSGLLVYFKLTAAQAAAAHTLRIGVTTAYANGRPQVTVNDTWTSAIPSPPTQPNTRSLTNGSYRGNNHTFTYNVPASAWKTDTSQYNVLRIDVVSGSGTTGFLSAGTSVDAIDLLA